ATTCTCAATGACGACTTGGCTCATGGGTGCCCTCTGCCCTTGTTGCTACGAGTCAATTCAGTGTAGCAGACCTTACGCCTTGAGTCAAGCCCTAGAACAGCCGTTCCCCAGCGAGCGGAATGGGGTCAGGCGTTCAAAAAGCAAGCCCCAGGTGTTCAACGAGAGTCTTTGGAGCGCAAGGATATCACCAAAGGTCTTGACTCCACAGCTACAAGCTGTATGATTTGAGAGAAGTAGCTGAGAGCTTCAGGGACGCGAAAGGGGTGGGGTTCCGATGAACAGAGTCACGCAAATTATCCTGACGGGTCTAGTCCTTCCGTTTGGCATCTGCATGCTGCTGGCAGACGGACGCAGTGCTCACGCGTCCGGCTCAGGGCGTGTTGCAGATGTGGTTTTGACCTCCGGTGAAGTGTTATTGGCGCAGGCGTATGATCCGCAAATTCGGAAGCTCATTGAAACGACGGTTCTGTTACCGGTATCGTCGTCTCGTTGGCTCGAATTGGAACTCCGGAAGGGAGAAGACGCACTCATAATGTGCTCAGAAAAGAAGCTGGACAATATTGGTGCTGTTATGCTTCTTGACGAGCGCAACTTTTCCAAATGGAGGTCCGGGCTGAATTACCAGTACGTACGAAAATATTCTGCTGTGCAATTCATGGCCTTCTATGTTATGCCCAATGCAACCCCTGCTAGGTACTTTCTAGTAATCAGTAACGAGGCAGATACATCGTACGCAAAGGTCTCGGTGGAGGCTCATGCTTTCGCCGAGCTTCCAGGCCCCGAGATGAGTCCTGTACTGACCGCGAGGTTCTTGGTTCGACCTTCGGGCACTCGTGAGGATATCAGAAGTTTTGTGCGCAGATCACATTGGTGTTTTGGGGCTTTTAGGTGCAAAACAGCAGACCCTATTGATTTGGAGATTATCGATGATAGCGGCAGGGTAGTAAAAACCTTCCGTGGACTCAAGCATGGCGCTTTTAAGTTCCGAGCTAAGGGCGGAGAATATCAGTTCAGGCTGATTAACAGATCTAGGTCCAGGGTCCTTGTGGGATTGGTGGTTCTCGGCTGGGAAGAGGAACCGAGCAACGAAGACTTTGAGGAGATTCCCTCAGTCCTTGAGTCGATCCCGTAGCATGTTCCCGTCTCCACATCCCGCGTTTTGGCAAATTGGCTCCAGGTCACCGGGGTCAGGCGTTCAAAAAGCAAGCCCCAGGTGTTCAATTTTCTTTCATCGCCTGGAAGTCCGAATAGAGAGGATGTGTATGGTGACACCGATTGCTATTAGAATCAGAATCAATCTGACAAAAAGGATGTGGACCACGAAAACGGCCGAAAATATAATTGTGGCCCACAACAAGGAAATGGAGAAGGCTTTTACTTTTGGCGGGACCCCTTTCCCTCGTTCATAATCCCTAATGTAATTTCCGAGCCATTTGTTACCCAAGAGCCAACTGTGGAATCTTTTTGAGCTTCTTGCATAGCATGCAGACGCAAGCAAGAGAAAAGGAGTAGTAGGCAAAAGAGGCAAAAATATCCCAATGATCCCGAGTGCTGTAAAGAAGGTTCCCGCGATAATCAACAGCCGTCTGGTCAGCTCACCATGAGTGTGGGATATGTTCAATTGTTATCGGGCTCCGCATTCATGTCATTGATAGCACCGAGGTGCATAGATGTCAACACGCTTTCGGAGCCACAACCAACCGAACCACTACGTGCATATGTGCGCATATGTACACATATGAATGTGTGCCGTATGGACACTGTGGTGGCCGTGTTGCCAAAAAGTCAAGTCAGAGATCCTTTGCACTCGGCTCCGCCAAGCATAAACTCCGTCGGAGGGTTGAAAATCCTTCGCGAAAGCGGAGGGCACCGACCCCGGCACTCACTAAGAGTTCTTACGGGGCCGGCACGTTTCTTCTTGAAACCATATTACGGATGCTATACAATGTGTTTGATCTTGAGAACTCAGCTTTTGAATCTCAAGATGCTGAGCAGCATTCTGCTCGGGGGCTGCAAGGGAGGCGCGTTATGAACGTAGAAAAGAAGTGTCTGCTGTTGGGGGTTATTCTGATCAGTTTGAGTCCTCTTCGAACGTATGGTCGTCCATGGGGAGAAGATGTCCTCATTTATGAAGGGCAGATAACCTGTTTTGACGTCGACTACACCATGGACGGGACTATGTACGTTGGTTTCCAGATCGATGATCCTCCCTGCTACACTTTGTGCTTTTATGCCTCTTCTGACCACGGATACACGTGGGAGGCGAGATGGTGGAGCGACGGAATCGCTCTTGACAGATTTGCGAAAATCAAAATCCTAGTCGGAGAGCCAGCTCACGACGAAGTTTACTGCTTCTTTGTACCACCTTCTGATAACCTTCCCTGGGTTTGGCGAATACCGGTCGATTTTTCGGGAATTGGTGAGTGCTACCTCATAAGTGAGAAAGTGTCGGATGAAGTGGGATTTGACGCTGCAAGAGCCATAAGTGACGACTACTCTATGGAATTCGTCTTCTACTCTACTTCTGACAGTACTATTTACGCTTGCAGGTCTATAGATTACGGCGAAACCTGGGATGTCGGTGCGATTGGCCTTCAGGCGCCGTTTGCATCTCAAGATCTATCCATAGCCTGGGGCCCTCCCTCAAATTATTACTTGGCCTGCGCTGTAATGTCTGTTGGTGACCCGCCTGATAGTGCGGAGATTGGCCTTATCACGAACTTCAACGACGGGGTGGGATCCTGGTCGAGCTGGGGGCCAATAACAACCAATTCTGTAAGGGACAAAAACCCGCGCGTTGCTGCATCTAACGATGAGATGAATCCTGCCATATGGGTAGCTGAGACCAATCTCTCAGAAGGTGTGGATGCCCAGTTATGTGTATGGTCTCTTCGTTCGCCTGATTCTCTCGGCTCAGACTGGACTCCCACGCTTATCTCAAGCTCTCTTGCCTCTGAGCACTGCGGTGACATTATGTCCCGCAAGGAATTTGGCAATCCTTCTGTGAATATGGCGTGGGTCTATGATGATAGTTGTGCAATGAGAGATGTGCTTAGGATGTGGTCTAGGGGTGACGACCCCACCAAGTGGCACGATGACACAGTGATAAATGATCATATGGCACACCCCTGGTCCCTTGGTGCTGCCCCGCAAATAATCTATTCACCGGGAGTTCCCGGTGGCGGAGTGATCTATGCAGGGTTTGGCTGCCAGAACCTCTACTTCGACGCCCAATGGATTACTGGGGTCGAGGAGAGCGAGCGCCGCAATGTACCGGGTTTTTCTGTCTCTCCAACCCTGACCATCCGCGAGAGGCCTATTAAGCTTTCAATTCCATGGAAAGGCCTTGCTGAGGTTTCTCTGTATGATATATGCGGCAGGCTAGCATACCGTCTCGGACCGGTCTTCTGGAATGAAGGCGTCCACGCTCTTCATTTGAACCAATTAGGCAGCGGAGTCTACTTCCTCGAGCTCAAGATCAACAGCCGCGTTATTGGCAAGAGCAAACTAGTCATACTCGAGTAATGACTTGTGGGCCAGCCCAAAGCCACAGGCCTCCGAGAAGGAGCGTCAGTCCTGCCAGCGCGACTTCCCGTGGAGGCCCAGATTTAGAAGCCCAACCACATCATTCCCTACTTTCGAATTTTGGAAAATTGGAAAGTATCATTCATTCGTGACATATCTCAAGATTGGTGCTCCATAGTGACTCAGTGGCAATCCTTGGGTCGAGCCAGTAAGTCATTCAATCCAAAGCACTTCAGCGACACGCACATGGAATTGCCGAGTTGGGCACGGATATTGCTAATTCCATATCATTGAGAGG
This is a stretch of genomic DNA from candidate division TA06 bacterium. It encodes these proteins:
- a CDS encoding T9SS type A sorting domain-containing protein is translated as MNVEKKCLLLGVILISLSPLRTYGRPWGEDVLIYEGQITCFDVDYTMDGTMYVGFQIDDPPCYTLCFYASSDHGYTWEARWWSDGIALDRFAKIKILVGEPAHDEVYCFFVPPSDNLPWVWRIPVDFSGIGECYLISEKVSDEVGFDAARAISDDYSMEFVFYSTSDSTIYACRSIDYGETWDVGAIGLQAPFASQDLSIAWGPPSNYYLACAVMSVGDPPDSAEIGLITNFNDGVGSWSSWGPITTNSVRDKNPRVAASNDEMNPAIWVAETNLSEGVDAQLCVWSLRSPDSLGSDWTPTLISSSLASEHCGDIMSRKEFGNPSVNMAWVYDDSCAMRDVLRMWSRGDDPTKWHDDTVINDHMAHPWSLGAAPQIIYSPGVPGGGVIYAGFGCQNLYFDAQWITGVEESERRNVPGFSVSPTLTIRERPIKLSIPWKGLAEVSLYDICGRLAYRLGPVFWNEGVHALHLNQLGSGVYFLELKINSRVIGKSKLVILE
- a CDS encoding DUF454 domain-containing protein; the encoded protein is MLIIAGTFFTALGIIGIFLPLLPTTPFLLLASACYARSSKRFHSWLLGNKWLGNYIRDYERGKGVPPKVKAFSISLLWATIIFSAVFVVHILFVRLILILIAIGVTIHILSIRTSRR